The Flavivirga eckloniae genomic interval CATCATAGTTACCTAACAGCACTCCTAAGCCCTGTAATTCTTCTTCAATATTTAGTATTCTATTTTCTAAATCAATATACTCCTGAATTTTTCCACCTTTAGATTTTAATTCAATCAACGAACTTCTAATTTTTAAAAGTGATTCTTTTTTTGCGTTAAGCTGTTTATATTCGTTCGTTTTATCCTTTTTTGTAATTTCCTTAGATTGAACCTTTCCAATTTTAGATAACGAAATATATAAACTATCAAACTTATCTGGCTGCACTCCAATTAACAATTGTAATCTCCTGTTTCCATCGTTACCACTGTTCTGTTCAAACTGGATTATTGCCTCATGGCTTTTAATTTCTTTGTTTAGGAAACGCTTTTCTTTTTCAAATTCAGAAGACTTCGTATTAACAGTGGCTATCTTTTCATATTTCTGATCAACATTAATAACATTTTGCGCGTTATTAGTGTTAGATTTCATTTTATATTTTTTTGAAGCGTAATTAACACGACTGCTTGCTATTTCTTCAAAAAAAGTACTGCTATTGCCAACAGCACTCGGGTACTCTGCATACCCGTAAAGAATTCGAAAAACAAACAGAATCACAAATAACAATACTAAATAAAGTATTCCTTTTTTAAGCTTTTTTTTAAATGGTTTTTTCATTATTAATCTTTTTTAAGCGTTACCACAACTTTAGTTCCCACATCTTCTTCATCTTGAAAATCATCAACAACCACATCGACCTTATCTTTATACATCTCGTTTAAAATAGAGACACGTTTTTTAATATTACCCATCCCTTTCGAGTTTTGTTTTTGTTGGTTCTCGGTCTTCAAAGCTTTCGATTGTTTTCGACCAATACCATCATCTGTAATGGTAATTTTTATTTCGTCTGAAGTCGTTTGGGTAATTCCTATTTCTAATTGTCCCTTCGATTTTTTATAACGTAGGCCATGCCACACGGCATTTTCAATATAGGGCTGTAACAACATAGGGGGTATTACAAAATCTTCAATATTAATATTTTCATCAATATTAATGCTATAATCAAATTTATCCTGAAATCTAAAGTGTTCTAATTTGGTATATAATTCCAATAGTCTTATTTCCTTTTCCAACGGAATAAAATCTTCTTCACTGTTCTCTAAAACAGCGCGCATTAATAACGAAAAATCGGTAAGATATTTATTGGCGGTACGCTCATCATTAGATGCAATAAAACTGTTTACTGAGTTTAATGCGTTGAATATAAAATGTGGATTCATTTGACTACGCAAGCTTTTTAAAGCTAATAAGTTATTAGCCAAACGTTGTTGCTTAATATATTTAAACATTAAAAATGCAGCAACCAACAACAATATGAGTCCGCCAGAAAGTGAGTAAATAATTAATTTTTGTCGCTTGGCTTCTTCATTACTCAATTGAAACTTACTCTCATTTAAAGCTCTATCACTTTCCAGACTTGAAATTCTATTTTGATTGTTAACAATAACCTTACTAAACCTTGCTGCCTGAGCTATTTCCTGCTCTTTCTTAGTATAGAGTTTATCGACCAAATCAACATAGTTTTGATAGGCGATCAATGCTTTGTCAAATTGCCCAGCGTCTCTATAAATCTCAGATAATTTTCTGGTAGCATCTTTTTGCACTATAAGATCTGCTTTACTATCTGCCTCTTCTATACTCTTTTCAAGATACGGGATGGCATTATCGTAATCGTTTTGCAACGCAAACGCATTCCCTATTTTATAATTCTGTTTTTGGGGTGTTAACGCACTCTCATTATCTATATCCGAATCGCTTTTTAAATCATTTATATCTTCTAAAGCCTCCTTCCTTAACTCTATCTCTCCAGAATAATCCTGATTGGCATTTAAAAATTCGGCTGCTCGATCCTTTTCTTCAGCCGCTCGTTTTTTATTTTGGGTACTCGCCAACTTCATAGACTTATTAAAATAACCCTCAGCTTTTTGAGTCTCTCCCTTTAAATTATAAGTCTGCGCTATTTTCGAATTTAAATCTGTTATTTTAGGTGTAATTAGATGCTTTTGGGCTACAACCAACCCTTTATTGTAATTATCAATTGAAAACTGGTAACTTTTCGTCAACATATAAACATCACCAAGGCCTTCGTAAAGTTCAACTAATTGCCAATTCGACAACGCTTTTTTGTTTACCCCATTATAGGTTTCTATACTTTCCTGATAGTTATTATTTTGCTTATACGCCGCAGCAAGTTTCAATTTAACCGCATTGGTTTTTAAATTTTGGTCGCTAATCCTATAATTAGAAACAGCTAAATCATACTGTTTCCAGAACATATAAATATCTCCTAAAACCTCATA includes:
- a CDS encoding DUF4349 domain-containing protein, coding for MKKPFKKKLKKGILYLVLLFVILFVFRILYGYAEYPSAVGNSSTFFEEIASSRVNYASKKYKMKSNTNNAQNVINVDQKYEKIATVNTKSSEFEKEKRFLNKEIKSHEAIIQFEQNSGNDGNRRLQLLIGVQPDKFDSLYISLSKIGKVQSKEITKKDKTNEYKQLNAKKESLLKIRSSLIELKSKGGKIQEYIDLENRILNIEEELQGLGVLLGNYDEENEFCTIKFSLVEGVENKIGLMHRIKVALDWTVSTYLQLIVILFFVTGLVYIVLLILDKLNVFNSIIKNLNE
- a CDS encoding histidine kinase, which produces MQATIKYIWFLCIMLSTTCMFAQVYEKSTNREPRFTVRGSVIESDTHNPIPNVNIEVNGGAYTTTDFAGDFRIEAKKGDELIIKHKDFETVYYTILSNERITVRVEPSREEAEYKRTKFSRRNSNEFKMLIDSAETHLKKDAKRSIKFIELALVESNSVKQNAEAYEVLGDIYMFWKQYDLAVSNYRISDQNLKTNAVKLKLAAAYKQNNNYQESIETYNGVNKKALSNWQLVELYEGLGDVYMLTKSYQFSIDNYNKGLVVAQKHLITPKITDLNSKIAQTYNLKGETQKAEGYFNKSMKLASTQNKKRAAEEKDRAAEFLNANQDYSGEIELRKEALEDINDLKSDSDIDNESALTPQKQNYKIGNAFALQNDYDNAIPYLEKSIEEADSKADLIVQKDATRKLSEIYRDAGQFDKALIAYQNYVDLVDKLYTKKEQEIAQAARFSKVIVNNQNRISSLESDRALNESKFQLSNEEAKRQKLIIYSLSGGLILLLVAAFLMFKYIKQQRLANNLLALKSLRSQMNPHFIFNALNSVNSFIASNDERTANKYLTDFSLLMRAVLENSEEDFIPLEKEIRLLELYTKLEHFRFQDKFDYSINIDENINIEDFVIPPMLLQPYIENAVWHGLRYKKSKGQLEIGITQTTSDEIKITITDDGIGRKQSKALKTENQQKQNSKGMGNIKKRVSILNEMYKDKVDVVVDDFQDEEDVGTKVVVTLKKD